A portion of the Magnolia sinica isolate HGM2019 chromosome 17, MsV1, whole genome shotgun sequence genome contains these proteins:
- the LOC131231789 gene encoding uncharacterized protein LOC131231789 codes for MVSSQSKEASVHMTGISQDPPPKFDERMAKMAEAQRILMEECRNLREALTTLAHNMIQATVPPITTTMNEQERQPEAPLPQKVGLHGSAPVARIITQEEMQRMVADIIRDCEYTGRFRYRTPYPRKVEDVLFPTNFKQPDFQKFKGDEYPEEHPVHFITSIENFSTIPQYCLRLFRSSLIGRAFRWYSDLAPESIRTWEQMQDTFISNFFSSKYDVTIAKLAYVRQKKKKNKTMEKFIDKWKTLGASCKQLPEEKKQVNMCLNSMELRIAFGLTSADIKTF; via the coding sequence ATGGTGTCATCACAGAGCAAAGAGGCCAGTGTACATATGACGGGAATTAGTCAAGATCCCCCACCAAAATTTGATGAACGTATGGCTAAGATGGCCGAAGCTCAAAGAATCTTAATGGAGGAATGTCGAAATCTCCGAGAAGCTTTGACCACTCTTGCTCATAACATGATTCAAGCAACGGTCCCGCCAATAACAACCACTATGAACGAACAAGAGCGACAACCTGAAGCTCCATTACCACAAAAAGTAGGATTGCACGGTTCTGCTCCGGTTGCTAGGATAATAACGCAAGAGGAGATGCAACGGATGGTTGCAGATATTATCAGAGATTGTGAATATACTGGGAGGTTCCGATACAGAACACCATATCCAAGAAAGGTAGAAGATGTTCTATTTCCAACAAACTTTAAGCAGCCAGATTTTCAGAAATTTAAAGGAGATGAGTATCCAGAAGAACATCCCGTCCACTTCATCACTAGTATCGAGAATTTCTCCACTATTCCTCAATATTGTCTGCGGTTGTTTAGATCTTCTTTAATAGGTAGagcatttcgatggtattctGATCTGGCGCCTGAGTCAATAAgaacttgggaacagatgcaagacACATTTATATCCAATTTCTTCTCATCAAAATACGACGTCACTATTGCAAAATTGGCCTAtgtcagacaaaaaaaaaaaaaaaacaagaccaTGGAGAAATTCATTGACAAGTGGAAGACGTTAGGGGCTTCATGTAAACAGTTAccagaagaaaaaaaacaagTGAACATGTGTTTGAATTCTATGGAACTGAGAATTGCTTTCGGGCTCACGAGTGCTGATATAAAGACTTTCTGA